A single genomic interval of Mustela nigripes isolate SB6536 chromosome 7, MUSNIG.SB6536, whole genome shotgun sequence harbors:
- the NAT8 gene encoding N-acetyltransferase 8, which translates to MAPYHIRKYQESDRTQVLDLFFHALDEYGPASFRHILKLPRTLMLLLGVSLGLLLVSGSWLLALIASPTLLTALRFLCKYPWTKFTANCLRTDMSNITKSYLSEPGSCFWVAEAEGQVVGIVGALPVKERSLHKEQLELLHLCVALDRRGQGIAKALVRTVLQFARNQGYSQVVLTTSMLQHSALALYQRMGFQKLHQFSPLCWRLLAVPLVTFVYCLPSAQAFWEHE; encoded by the coding sequence ATGGCTCCTTACCACATCCGCAAATACCAGGAGAGTGACCGCACACAGGTCCTGGACTTGTTCTTCCATGCACTGGATGAGTATGGCCCTGCCTCCTTCCGCCACATCCTGAAGCTGCCCCGAACCTTGATGCTCTTGCTTGGGGTGTCCCTCGGCctcctcctggtctctggctccTGGCTGCTGGCCCTCATAGCCAGCCCCACCCTCCTCACTGCTCTGAGATTCCTCTGCAAATACCCCTGGACCAAGTTTACAGCCAACTGTTTGCGCACAGACATGTCCAACATCACCAAGTCCTACTTGAGTGAGCCCGGCTCCTGCTTCTGGGTGGCTGAGGCTGAGGGGCAGGTGGTGGGCATCGTCGGAGCGCTGCCTGTCAAGGAGCGCTCCCTGCACAAGGAGCAGTTGGAGCTGCTTCACCTGTGCGTGGCCTTGGATCGCCGAGGTCAGGGGATAGCAAAAGCCCTGGTCAGGACCGTCCTCCAGTTCGCGCGCAACCAGGGCTACAGCCAAGTCGTCCTCACCACCAGTATGCTGCAGCACTCAGCCTTGGCCCTCTACCAGCGCATGGGCTTCCAGAAGTTGCATCAGTTCTCCCCCCTGTGCTGGAGGCTACTTGCTGTTCCTTTGGTTACGTTTGTCTActgcctgccctctgctcaggcCTTTTGGGAACATGAGTAG